From one Branchiostoma floridae strain S238N-H82 chromosome 3, Bfl_VNyyK, whole genome shotgun sequence genomic stretch:
- the LOC118412346 gene encoding U-scoloptoxin(05)-Sm1a-like has product MASMKTIVASALILVMMILNRPVEGRKCYMCVGIWGYKIMGDSDCMYPYWYDMKTYECPGGEQYCYVKYSYKSLSSDKAAAVDRGCSAIQVSHSCSKGDDHFETCYTTCNSDGCNGASKPAGVLAIILPLVVTGLVQVIRG; this is encoded by the exons ATGGCTAGCATGAAAACCATTGTTGCCTCAGCTTTAATCTTGGTTATGATGATTCTCAACCGCCCAG TCGAGGGGAGGAAGTGTTACATGTGTGTGGGGATCTGGGGATACAAGATTATGGGAGACAGCGACTGTATGTACCCGTACTGGTACGACATGAAGACGTACGAGTGTCCCGGTGGCGAGCAGTACTGCTACGTCAAGTATTCATACAAGAGCTTATCTTCTG ACAAGGCTGCTGCCGTTGACCGTGGTTGCTCGGCGATTCAGGTGAGCCACTCTTGCAGCAAGGGTGACGACCACTTCGAAACCTGCTACACCACTTGCAACAGCGATGGCTGCAACGGCGCGTCCAAACCGGCAGGGGTCCTCGCTATTATCCTGCCGTTAGTCGTAACTGGGTTGGTCCAAGTCATCAGGGGGTAA
- the LOC118412344 gene encoding uncharacterized protein LOC118412344, whose translation MEIPSPSTAPVVPHGDINEQSDLEESIEGTIAKEDCTEPPGERAPNDVEDKPPNLCSVELKQAGSGDCTDFAASVPVDDNQSLAESHVDEAFLSDEKEGLDNSVDRDRISTLPSDTNSEETLMVPNPEQESASTENLVIAEDLAEAKGTEESNEEKLGNVSEPCATPQYDMGGACAAPPRTRTSTKDDARTVVDFEDEMELWLWINDIIDECEEDVSEEQDYTQQMTELFCEMYAAAEQDGDQHKDVAPLETGKKRSVDDILHEKLKINRQEFNREWLRRVTIRAYGQHLPRGVGPSKLGHYFFEVLPELFSRIAWFDASYTQIEMNNPGDFNTISLFIVPGVEFWGHIPLPYPLETRLSLGQQKCRLEELALWTEYNRKGFAKTFFSVADKYKLPKFWKAQVANFDKVVLVVRERIAEMKKVKKKDLKKLAPQKTFQQVFEAAYESLSKACEKLLCPKCNRQFREAVAFEACGHELCTGCVADCLRSQAPCPVCHTTLKGTRFLPVWRFQWYDEGIKLGEGQNQETPGGYPESDCPTRTMGLVKTGGAKVVDGSQNDAEGRHKKDTEVGDDTWEDAEGQQEVGTEIVKGSPKDSDGGHEADAKVVDDSPKDSENQHSTEDSENQHSTKDSENQHDEGAEIVDDSLEVPEGRLEDDRTEIPEQDIGDSFQSLSVDDDGIEALPTAKCG comes from the exons ATGGAGATCCCATCGCCATCTACAGCGCCAGTGGTTCCACACGGAGATATAAACGAGCAGTCGGATCTTGAAGAAAGCATCGAAGGGACTATAGCTAAGGAGGATTGTACAGAACCACCAGGGGAGAGAGCGCCAAATGATGTCGAAGATAAACCCCCAAACTTATGTTCTGTTGAGTTAAAACAAGCTGGGTCAGGAGACTGCACCGACTTTGCGGCGTCTGTGCCTGTTGATGACAATCAATCTTTGGCAGAAAGTCATGTAGATGAGGCCTTCCTCAGTGATGAGAAAGAAGGACTGGACAATTCCGTTGATCGTGACAGGATATCCACATTACCCAGTGACACTAACTCTGAGGAAACACTCATGGTTCCCAACCCAGAACAAGAATCGGCGAGTACGGAAAATTTGGTCATTGCAGAAGACTTAGCAGAAGCGAAGGGGACGGAAGAATCAAATGAAGAGAAGTTGGGAAATGTCTCAGAGCCGTGTGCCACTCCCCAATACGACATGGGAGGCGCATGCGCCGCGCCACCGCGTACAAGGACGAGTACAAAAGATGATGCCAGAACTGTAGTTGACTTTGAAGACGAGATGGAACTTTGGTTATGGATCAATGATATCATTGATGAATGCGAGGAGGATGTTAGCGAGGAACAGGACTACACACAGCAGATGACAGAGTTGTTCTGCGAGATGTACGCAGCTGCAGAGCAAGATGGCGACCAACATAAAGATGTCGCTCCGTTGGAAACAGGAAAAAAGAGAAGTGTGGACGACATTCTTCACGAGAAACTGAAGATCAACCGACAGGAGTTTAATAGAGAGTGGTTACGCCGTGTGACCATCCGCGCGTACGGTCAACACCTCCCTCGAGGGGTGGGCCCATCAAAACTTGGACACTATTTCTTCGAGGTCCTCCCCGAGCTGTTTTCTCGCATCGCTTGGTTCGACGCCTCCTACACCCAAATAGAGATGAACAATCCTGGTGATTTCAATACTATCTCTTTGTTCATTGTTCCTGGTGTCGAGTTTTGGGGACACATTCCTCTCCCATATCCCTTGGAGACCAGGCTGAGTCTTGGGCAGCAGAAGTGCCGTCTTGAAGAACTGGCTCTCTGGACTGAGTACAATCGCAAAGGTTTCGCCAAGACGTTCTTTTCCGTCGCAGACAAGTACAAGCTTCCAAAATTCTGGAAAGCTCAAGTTGCCAACTTCGATAAGGTTGTTCTGGTGGTGAGGGAGAGAATTGCAGAGATGAAGAAAGTCAAGAAGAAGGATCTGAAGAAGTTGGCGCCACAGAAAACATTTCAGCAGGTGTTTGAGGCTGCTTACGAGAGCCTCAGTAAGGCATGCGAGAAACTACTGTGCCCTAAGTGCAACCGCCAATTTAGAGAG GCGGTTGCTTTCGAGGCCTGTGGACATGAGCTGTGTACCGGCTGTGTAGCCGACTGTCTCCGCTCCCAAGCTCCCTGTCCTGTCTGTCACACAACACTGAAGGGCACGCGCTTTCTACCGGTCTGGAG attcCAATGGTACGACGAAGGAATAAAACTAGGGGAAGGACAGAACCAGGAGACACCAGGCGGCTACCCAGAGTCAGATTGTCCAACAAGAACGATGGGTTTAGTGAAGACGGGTGGCGCAAAGGTTGTTGACGGCTCCCAGAATGATGCAGAGGGTCGACACAAAAAAGACACGGAAGTTGGCGACGACACCTGGGAAGATGCCGAGGGTCAACAAGAAGTTGGCACGGAGATTGTCAAAGGCTCCCCAAAAGATTCCGACGGTGGCCACGAAGCTGACGCGAAGGTTGTCGACGACTCTCCGAAAGACTCGGAGAATCAACACTCTACGGAAGACTCGGAGAATCAACATTCTACGAAAGACTCGGAGAATCAACACGATGAAGGCGCGGAGATTGTGGACGACTCTCTGGAAGTCCCCGAAGGTCGACTAGAAGATGATCGAACCGAGATTCCAGAGCAGGACATCGGCGACAGCTTCCAGTCCTTGAGTGTGGATGATGACGGAATAGAAGCACTGCCAACCGCAAAGTGTGGCTGA